In Solidesulfovibrio carbinoliphilus subsp. oakridgensis, the sequence CCGGCCGGCCCGGTTAGTCGTCGAAATCACCTTCCGGCCCCTTGTCCTTGGACAGGCTCTTGGCCCGCTCCAGGATCTGCTCCCGGGTCCAGGCGGCCGGGGCCTCGATGACGCCGGCCTTGGGGCCGAGGTCATAGGAGCCGGCGGCGAGCAGGGCTTCGATGGCCAGGGGGGCGGTGTCCCTGGCATTGAAGACGTCGGTCAGGAGCCAGGCCACGAACTCGGCCACGGCTTCGGACATGCGCTCCCGCACGGCCCGGGGCTGGGCCAGCAGCTTGTTTTCGAAAACGCAGTTGAGCTTCTTGTAGTCCCCGGCCTTGATGGCCTTGCCGCCGGCATAGGCCGCCATTTCGGCCCACAGGGCCTCGTCGAGGCCCTTGCCCGGCTCCTTGATGAAGTTGCCGGCCGCGTCCATGATGGCGTTGCCGTAGTCGTTGACGGCCACACCCCAGGAGATCATCTGCAGGGCCGTGGCCACGTTGGCCTTGGTGGTGGCGGTCTTGGCCGCGATTTCCTTGAGCTTCTCCGAGGAGTTGCCCGACGTGCCGTGCTGGGCCCCGGAGATGCCGTAGGGGGCGAGCGCCTCGTGGATGCGGGCGGTCAGGTCCACCTGGATGCCCGTGGCCGAGGCCTCGATGCCGTGGGTGGTGCCGTTGTTGAGGGCGATCCAGTCCGGGTGGATGCCGTTGGCATTGAGCCCCTGGATGAGGAACAGGGCCTCCTCGGGGGTGGACAGGCCGGACTTGCCCTTGATCTCGCCGACCTCGGTCTCGTAGCCGGCCCAGGACGGGACAAAGGGGGCCAGCTCGATGTTGGCCAGCAGGTTTTCCTCGTCCGGCAGGTGGGAGGCGTCGATGGCGATGGAGGTGATCCCGGCCTCGAACAGCGTCGGGATCTCGAGCTTGGCCTCGGCCACGTCGCCCGGCTTCTTGATGCCGTAGTGGTCGGCGTGGATGGCCACCGGCACGGTGATGCCGAGCTCGTTCATGGCCTGGTCGGCCTGCCGGGCGATGTTCCACATGGTCACGTTGCAGTAGTTGGATTCCGAGCGGGCGATTTCGAGGATCACGGCGGCGTTGGCCCGCTGGGCCGCGAGCAGGGCCCCGCGCAGCACGAAGTTGCTGCGGGAGTTGGCCGCGATGGTCATGGCGTGGCCCTTTTTAAGCATGGCCCGGTCCACGGCCTTGCCGCTGACGAGAAGGGCCCTCGAATGCGGGAAAAGCTTTTTGACGTTCGGCGGACGGCCGACGGAAAGGGCTTGTTCGAACGCGGTATCCGACGTGGTCATGCATTCCTCCTTGCTTCGTGGCCGGCCGCGCGGCCCTTGGCATGCGTGATGGCGGCGGACCGGGACGCGGCCCGCCGGTGGTACTTGTCCTTTCTTCCAGAAACCGGGCGTCGGCGCTACTGCGCCGGGAAAATATCCTGGACCCCGTGGCGCTCCAGGATGGCCCTGGCGGCCGGGTTGTCGGCCACGGCCCGCAGGAGGGCGGCCACGCTCGAAGCGATGCGGGCCCGCTCCACCGGGAAGGGAATCTCGGCCAGCCGGGCGGCCAGGGCGTCAAGGCGGGCCAGGTTGGCGTCGCCGGGCTCAGACTGGCACTTGCCGAGAAGATCGCAGGACACCACGTCGCCGCCGGCCGCCGGCAGACCGGCCACGAAGACCTCGCCGCCGCAGACCGAGCAGGTGAGGGCCCCGGTCTCGGTCTCGGCCAGGGGAAAGGTCCATTGGGACGTGGTGTTGCCGCAGGCGTCGTATTTGCGCAGGTGCAGAAAACGGCTCTCCGCGGCCCAGCCGAAGTCGGCGTGGGTGGGGTCATTGACACAGAAAAGCTTGCGCGACAGCATGCCCGCTCCTTTTGCGCCCGATGGGGCGCATCCTTTCCAGCCATAGTACGGCTGGCCGAAACAATCAACAAAGAGGCCGGATTCGCCCCCTTCGGCCGGGGCTTTTCCCTTTCATCCCGCACGGCTTTCTGGTAGCAGCAACCCACGCCGGGATATGCCTTCCGGCCTGGAGCGAGCATGGCCGGATACGCCTACGTCCTTTGCGCCGCCGCCCTGTGGGGGCTGATCGGCCCCCTTTCCAAACTGTCCTTTGCCGCCGGCATGGACACGGTGGAAGTGGCTTTTTGGCGCGCGGCCGTGGCCTGGGTGTTTTTCGCCGGCCAGGCCGTCAAAAACCGCGAGACCCGCATCGCCCCGCGCGACCTGCCGGCCGTGATCGGCTTCGGCGTGGCCGGCATCGCCGGCCTGTTCGGGGCCTATGTCGTGGCCGTGGAGGCCGGCGGCGCGGCCCTGGCCTCGGTGCTCCTCTACACCGCCCCGGCCTGGGTGGCCCTCATGTCCTGGCTGTTTCTGAAGGAGTCCATGGGCGGCTACAAGGTGGCGGCCGTCATGGCCACCATCGCCGGCGTGGCCGGGGTCAGCCTGGGACCCGGCTTCTCCGGGCAGGCGGCCTTCAGTGCCCGGGCCATCGGTTTCGGCCTGCTCTCGGGCGTGACCTACGCCCTCTACTACATCTTCGGGAAATACTACCTCGGCCGCTACCGCACGCCCACGCTCTTTCTTTATGCCCTGCCGGTCGGAGCGTTCGCCATGCTGCCCTTTGTCCACTTCACCCGGCCGACCCTGGCCGGGGCGGTGCCGTGCCTGGCCCTGGCCGTCCTGTCGACCTACGGGGCCTATTCGCTCTATTACGCGGGCTTAAAGCGCCTGGAGGCCACCCGGGCGGCGGTGGTGGCCACGCTCGAGCCGGTCATCGCGGCGGTCCTCGCCTACGCCATGTTCGGCGAACGGTTCGGCACGCTCGGCTATCTCGGGGCCGGACTCATCATCGGCTCGGTGCTCCTGACCGTGTGGGACGGGGCCCGGGAGCGGCTGCGCGCGCCGTTGCCCACGGCGGGCCAGACCGGCGCGGCAGGCTAAAGAAGGCCCGGCCCGGGTCCGATAGGAGAAAGAGAAGCACGGCCCCGGTCGGACGGGAAATCCACGAAACCCCACGGAACCCCACGGAACCCCACGGAACCCCACGGAACCATGGACAAGATCGACACCCTTTTCCCCGCCCCGGCCGCCGTCCAGGCAGCCCAGGCGTCCCAGGCCGGCCAAACGACCCAGGCCTCGGGCCCGGCCCGGCCCCAGCCGCCCACGCCAGCGGCCGCCAACGAGCACCAGCGCGACGCCGATACCGTCGACATCGCGGCCATCTTCCCCTCCCGCCACATCCGGCTGGTCATCGACGAGGCCACCGGCATCGTCCAGGCGCAAGTCCGCGACGCGGCCACCGGCCGGGTGCTCCGAAAGCTCCCGGACGACGAATGGCTCAAGGAATCGGCCATCCTGCGCGAATTCGCCAGCCAGGCCATCATCGACAAGTCCGCCTGAAGAAAAAAGCATGCCTCCGGCGGCCGGGGGAACCTTTTTTGAAAAAAAGGGTTCCCCCGGACCCCTTCCCAAAAACTTTCAAAGGGGGCGCGGGGATCTGGCCCCCCCATCGAGGGGGTCCGGGGGGGATCATTCCCCCCGGCCGCCGGAGGCCTCTTTCCTTTTCTCGCCCCGGCCGCCGGAGGCCTCTTCTCGTCCCTCGCCCCGGGCGCGCAGGTCGTCGAAGCCGTGGCGCACGGCCTCCATGCGGTCGTGGTAGCCCTGGGCGTCG encodes:
- a CDS encoding class II fructose-bisphosphate aldolase is translated as MTTSDTAFEQALSVGRPPNVKKLFPHSRALLVSGKAVDRAMLKKGHAMTIAANSRSNFVLRGALLAAQRANAAVILEIARSESNYCNVTMWNIARQADQAMNELGITVPVAIHADHYGIKKPGDVAEAKLEIPTLFEAGITSIAIDASHLPDEENLLANIELAPFVPSWAGYETEVGEIKGKSGLSTPEEALFLIQGLNANGIHPDWIALNNGTTHGIEASATGIQVDLTARIHEALAPYGISGAQHGTSGNSSEKLKEIAAKTATTKANVATALQMISWGVAVNDYGNAIMDAAGNFIKEPGKGLDEALWAEMAAYAGGKAIKAGDYKKLNCVFENKLLAQPRAVRERMSEAVAEFVAWLLTDVFNARDTAPLAIEALLAAGSYDLGPKAGVIEAPAAWTREQILERAKSLSKDKGPEGDFDD
- a CDS encoding DMT family transporter → MAGYAYVLCAAALWGLIGPLSKLSFAAGMDTVEVAFWRAAVAWVFFAGQAVKNRETRIAPRDLPAVIGFGVAGIAGLFGAYVVAVEAGGAALASVLLYTAPAWVALMSWLFLKESMGGYKVAAVMATIAGVAGVSLGPGFSGQAAFSARAIGFGLLSGVTYALYYIFGKYYLGRYRTPTLFLYALPVGAFAMLPFVHFTRPTLAGAVPCLALAVLSTYGAYSLYYAGLKRLEATRAAVVATLEPVIAAVLAYAMFGERFGTLGYLGAGLIIGSVLLTVWDGARERLRAPLPTAGQTGAAG
- a CDS encoding flagellar protein FlaG, yielding MDKIDTLFPAPAAVQAAQASQAGQTTQASGPARPQPPTPAAANEHQRDADTVDIAAIFPSRHIRLVIDEATGIVQAQVRDAATGRVLRKLPDDEWLKESAILREFASQAIIDKSA